In Aureibaculum algae, the following are encoded in one genomic region:
- a CDS encoding helix-turn-helix domain-containing protein: MYKDIHREITPLAAEDSFLVFDRVKDDFDFPIHFHPEYELNFIHNGKGVRRVVGDSLEEIDDLELVLVGPNLSHGWELYHCDKKDIHEITIQFHDDLFDSKMLSRRIFKPIKDLFNRANHGILFSKKITQDLMPRILKLSKIDSIDYFLELISILHDLANSRNQRLLSTYISQNENFENSKKIKKVYEYVQANFERKITLNEISELANMSAVSFNRFIKKRTGKTFVEYTNDTRISYATRWLIETDLSIGEIAFKCGFNNIANFNRVFKKVKDCTPSEYKEEFEGIKRVL; this comes from the coding sequence ATGTATAAAGACATTCATAGAGAAATAACACCTTTGGCCGCAGAAGATAGTTTTTTGGTTTTTGACCGCGTTAAAGACGACTTCGACTTTCCAATTCATTTCCATCCTGAATATGAATTAAATTTCATTCACAATGGAAAAGGAGTAAGACGAGTTGTTGGTGATAGCTTAGAAGAAATTGATGACCTTGAACTTGTTTTAGTGGGCCCAAATTTGTCACATGGCTGGGAGCTCTATCATTGTGATAAAAAAGATATTCATGAGATAACTATTCAATTCCACGATGACTTATTTGATTCAAAAATGTTATCTCGCAGGATTTTCAAACCTATAAAAGACCTTTTTAATCGTGCAAATCATGGGATTCTTTTTTCAAAAAAAATTACCCAAGACTTAATGCCCAGAATCTTAAAACTATCTAAAATTGATAGTATAGATTATTTTCTAGAATTGATTTCTATTTTACATGACTTGGCAAACTCAAGAAATCAGCGACTACTATCTACCTATATATCACAAAATGAAAATTTCGAAAACAGTAAAAAAATAAAAAAAGTATATGAATATGTTCAGGCAAATTTTGAACGAAAAATCACACTTAACGAGATTTCCGAACTTGCAAACATGAGTGCCGTTTCATTTAACAGATTTATAAAAAAACGCACAGGAAAAACTTTTGTGGAGTACACTAATGACACGCGAATAAGCTACGCCACTAGATGGCTGATAGAAACGGATTTAAGCATTGGAGAAATTGCATTTAAATGCGGCTTTAATAATATAGCCAACTTTAATCGAGTCTTCAAGAAAGTTAAAGACTGTACCCCTAGCGAGTACAAAGAAGAATTTGAAGGCATCAAAAGAGTTTTATAA
- a CDS encoding SGNH/GDSL hydrolase family protein — MFNKIYLLIFFIVMAGCHQQKNKTTFYKTNNHYLSYQGRTEVINDSTIALITSGASVTSTFKGTFCNVYLKGEFEPYNYVTVEIDGHYSGRIKIKSDSIRPYTIKIPKTDKEHTLRIFKTTEATSGAILFAGIEVNELVKNTKTNKIKIAFIGDSITCGAASDASENPCGSDSYIDQHNAYMSYGPRVARALHADYILNSVSGIGIYRNWNDENIEEPIMPQVYENLYMNLDTSKPYSFNYKPDIISICLGTNDMSNGDGIKMRLPFNKEKFISNYINFLKMVISHQPEAKIVVLNSPMIEGENNDLLVSCLKSIQNYFLTNKKKEILLFEFDKIYNHGCSTHPNTDEHKEMAEKLIPFFKNILN, encoded by the coding sequence ATGTTTAACAAAATATATCTTCTCATTTTTTTTATTGTAATGGCAGGATGTCATCAACAAAAGAACAAAACGACATTTTACAAAACAAATAATCACTATTTATCTTATCAAGGTAGAACTGAAGTAATAAATGACAGCACCATAGCTTTAATTACATCTGGAGCTTCCGTGACATCCACTTTTAAGGGAACCTTTTGCAACGTTTATTTAAAAGGAGAGTTTGAACCTTATAATTATGTAACCGTAGAAATAGATGGCCATTACAGTGGACGCATAAAAATAAAAAGCGACTCAATAAGACCTTATACCATAAAAATTCCTAAAACCGACAAAGAACACACACTTAGAATTTTTAAAACTACAGAAGCCACTAGCGGAGCAATACTGTTTGCAGGCATTGAAGTAAACGAACTTGTAAAAAACACAAAAACGAATAAAATAAAGATAGCATTCATTGGCGACTCAATTACCTGTGGTGCCGCATCAGACGCTAGCGAAAACCCATGTGGCTCGGACTCATATATAGATCAACACAATGCATATATGTCTTACGGACCAAGAGTTGCAAGGGCCTTACATGCAGATTATATACTAAATTCTGTGTCAGGAATAGGAATCTACAGAAATTGGAATGATGAAAATATCGAAGAACCTATCATGCCACAAGTATATGAAAATCTATATATGAATCTTGATACTTCCAAACCTTATAGTTTTAATTACAAACCAGATATTATTAGCATATGCCTTGGAACAAACGACATGTCTAATGGTGATGGCATAAAAATGCGTTTACCTTTTAATAAAGAAAAATTTATTTCTAATTATATTAATTTTCTAAAAATGGTGATTTCGCACCAACCTGAAGCAAAAATTGTAGTATTAAATAGCCCAATGATTGAAGGTGAAAATAACGACCTACTCGTTTCATGTTTAAAAAGCATCCAAAATTACTTTCTTACAAATAAAAAAAAGGAAATATTACTTTTTGAATTTGATAAAATCTATAACCATGGATGCTCTACACATCCTAATACTGATGAGCACAAAGAAATGGCAGAAAAATTAATACCATTTTTTAAAAATATATTAAATTAA
- a CDS encoding sugar isomerase, translated as MKITENQIAQVNKTSLSFHKTSYDYIANTLSEKGHDVKGIIDKLTNFQVAIPSWALGAGGTRFGRFSFYGEPSNLEQKLEDVGLLHALTQTAGAISLHIPWDVPEDYNAIKELASSLDLKFDAVNSNTFQDQKNAKESYKYGSLSNSSQGVREQAIAHNINVIKIGKKLGSKALTVWLADGSTFPGQSNFQSALSNTENSLKEIYKNIPDDWKLLIEYKPYEPNFYSTVIQDWGTSFMLANACGDKAFTLVDLGHHLPNTNIEQIVSTLMLKGKLGGFHFNDSKYGDDDLTVGSIKPYALFLIFNELVYGMENNPQNPDLAWMIDASHNIKDPLEDLIQSLEAIQEAYAKALLVDQNSLRTAQQEHDVVRCQEIIQEAYRTDVRPLLEKARLERGGALQPIAAYRALKVRNQLLKERGKHTQATGL; from the coding sequence ATGAAAATTACAGAAAATCAAATTGCACAAGTTAATAAGACCTCCTTATCCTTTCATAAAACTAGCTACGACTATATAGCAAACACTTTATCTGAAAAAGGACATGACGTTAAGGGTATTATTGATAAACTTACCAACTTTCAAGTAGCAATACCAAGCTGGGCATTGGGTGCTGGTGGAACTCGGTTTGGCAGATTTTCCTTTTATGGCGAACCTTCCAATTTAGAACAAAAACTAGAAGATGTAGGTTTACTACATGCACTTACACAGACCGCAGGAGCCATTTCATTACATATTCCATGGGATGTTCCAGAAGATTATAATGCTATTAAAGAATTGGCTTCATCGTTAGATTTAAAATTTGATGCTGTAAACTCAAATACGTTTCAAGATCAGAAAAACGCTAAAGAAAGTTATAAATATGGTTCGTTAAGTAACTCTAGTCAAGGAGTCAGAGAGCAGGCCATAGCTCACAATATTAATGTTATAAAAATCGGCAAAAAACTCGGATCAAAAGCATTAACGGTTTGGCTGGCGGATGGCTCAACTTTCCCCGGACAAAGCAATTTTCAATCTGCTTTATCAAACACTGAAAATAGCCTTAAAGAAATATATAAAAACATACCTGACGATTGGAAATTATTAATTGAATACAAACCCTATGAACCCAATTTTTATAGTACAGTAATACAAGATTGGGGCACCTCTTTTATGTTGGCAAATGCTTGTGGAGATAAAGCTTTTACTTTGGTTGACTTAGGTCACCACCTTCCTAATACTAATATAGAACAAATAGTTTCTACGTTAATGCTAAAAGGAAAATTGGGTGGGTTTCATTTTAATGATAGTAAATATGGTGACGATGACTTAACTGTTGGAAGTATAAAACCATATGCTTTATTTTTAATTTTTAATGAGCTCGTTTACGGTATGGAAAATAACCCTCAAAATCCAGATTTAGCCTGGATGATTGATGCCAGCCACAACATTAAAGATCCTTTAGAAGATTTAATTCAATCTTTAGAAGCTATTCAAGAAGCTTACGCAAAAGCATTACTTGTTGATCAGAATTCATTAAGAACTGCTCAGCAAGAACATGATGTAGTGCGTTGCCAAGAAATAATACAAGAGGCGTACCGCACAGATGTAAGGCCATTACTAGAGAAAGCAAGACTGGAAAGAGGAGGTGCTTTACAGCCTATTGCAGCCTATAGAGCTTTAAAAGTGAGAAATCAATTATTAAAAGAACGAGGAAAACATACTCAAGCAACTGGTTTATAA
- a CDS encoding FGGY-family carbohydrate kinase: MKTHVTAIFDIGKTNKKFFLFDNDHQEIYREYIRFDEIEDEDGHPTENLPALQKWLKDVFNRILDSENYNIKAINFSTYGASIVYLDKNGNVLTPLDNYTKPIDDKIINDFYKKYGPEETFTTETGSPKSGMLNSGMQLYWIKQTRPDVYKHVKYALHFPQYLSFIFTGIPLSEYTSIGCHTSLWNYDTKDYHKWVYEEEIDKILPPIVSTETSINMNYNGKRIKIGVGIHDSFSALLPYVRSIKKPFILVSTGTWSISLNPHATNPKLTEKEIENECINYMRINGKAVKSSRIFLGNEYKIQVQKLAKHYNVASDYHKTVDFSYNLYTKIVDNFEHLFFWESLTTETMPKKTKLPYDNFELAYHHLITELVILQVESIKTVIGNDKIKRLYVDGGFTDNDVFIRLLSHYLRDMKLKTTTSSLGSALGAAIAISDSKLNSKFLKDNYSLKKHVPFIIK; the protein is encoded by the coding sequence ATGAAGACCCACGTTACTGCCATATTTGATATCGGAAAAACAAATAAGAAATTTTTCCTTTTTGATAATGATCACCAAGAAATCTATAGAGAATATATACGTTTTGATGAAATAGAAGATGAGGATGGGCATCCTACAGAAAATTTACCTGCCTTACAAAAATGGTTGAAAGATGTTTTTAACAGAATTTTAGATTCTGAAAATTACAATATAAAAGCAATTAATTTTTCGACCTATGGTGCAAGTATTGTTTATTTAGATAAAAATGGCAACGTACTAACACCCCTTGATAATTATACTAAACCCATTGATGATAAAATCATAAATGATTTCTATAAAAAGTACGGTCCCGAAGAAACTTTTACTACGGAAACAGGCTCACCTAAATCAGGAATGTTAAACTCAGGAATGCAATTGTATTGGATAAAGCAAACGAGACCCGATGTTTATAAGCACGTAAAATACGCATTACATTTTCCACAATATTTAAGCTTTATCTTTACAGGTATCCCTCTAAGTGAATACACAAGTATAGGCTGTCATACTTCGTTATGGAATTACGACACGAAAGACTATCACAAATGGGTCTACGAAGAAGAAATTGATAAAATATTACCTCCTATTGTATCTACAGAAACTAGTATCAATATGAACTACAATGGCAAACGTATTAAAATTGGCGTTGGTATTCATGATAGTTTTTCAGCACTACTTCCTTATGTGAGAAGCATCAAAAAGCCCTTTATTTTAGTTTCAACTGGCACTTGGAGTATCTCATTAAATCCACACGCTACTAACCCGAAACTTACTGAGAAAGAGATTGAAAATGAGTGCATAAACTATATGCGTATTAATGGTAAGGCTGTAAAATCATCTCGTATTTTTTTAGGAAATGAATATAAAATTCAAGTTCAAAAGTTAGCGAAGCATTATAATGTTGCGTCTGATTATCATAAAACAGTCGACTTTAGCTATAATTTATACACTAAAATTGTAGATAATTTTGAACATTTATTTTTTTGGGAATCGTTAACTACTGAAACAATGCCTAAAAAAACTAAATTACCTTACGATAATTTTGAATTGGCCTATCACCATTTAATTACCGAATTGGTGATTTTACAAGTTGAAAGTATAAAAACAGTTATTGGAAACGATAAAATAAAACGATTATATGTTGACGGAGGATTTACAGACAATGATGTCTTTATCCGGTTATTATCACATTATTTACGGGATATGAAATTAAAAACGACGACGTCATCATTAGGATCTGCTTTAGGAGCCGCTATAGCCATTTCAGATTCTAAATTAAACTCAAAATTTTTGAAGGATAATTATTCTTTAAAAAAGCACGTGCCATTTATAATTAAGTAA
- a CDS encoding DMT family transporter: MKKAIQFMIISALAFAMLNIGVKYLGKFNVYQIVFFRALGSLFFTYPFLIKKKIPIVGNRVKLLLLRSVIGLIAMILFFSSLKLLSTGSAVSIRYIAPIFAAVFALFILKERIKPIQWLFFLTAFVGVLMLKGFDFSSFGLGYVFALLSAIFTGLVFVLIRLIGNKDHPMVVVNYFMTLAFLVSGVLCIKYWITPEGWEWLMLLSLGVSGYFGQIYMTKAMQQSETRLVAPLKYIEVGFTMIAGVIWFHEGYTLLSVLGVILIVISLVLNVLVVKRS, from the coding sequence TTGAAAAAAGCAATTCAATTTATGATTATTAGTGCCTTAGCATTTGCAATGTTAAATATAGGTGTGAAGTATTTAGGGAAATTTAATGTATACCAAATAGTGTTTTTCAGGGCCTTGGGGTCATTGTTTTTTACCTATCCATTTTTGATAAAAAAGAAAATTCCTATTGTTGGCAATAGAGTGAAACTCTTACTTTTGAGAAGTGTCATTGGTTTAATAGCCATGATATTGTTCTTTTCTTCATTGAAGTTACTGTCAACAGGTTCGGCTGTTTCAATACGATATATTGCTCCAATTTTTGCTGCTGTATTCGCGTTATTTATTTTAAAAGAACGTATTAAGCCAATACAATGGTTATTTTTTCTAACAGCATTTGTTGGTGTACTGATGTTAAAGGGTTTTGATTTTAGTAGTTTCGGACTCGGGTATGTTTTTGCATTACTTTCAGCAATTTTTACGGGACTTGTGTTTGTGCTTATACGATTGATTGGAAATAAGGACCATCCGATGGTAGTCGTTAATTATTTTATGACACTAGCATTTTTAGTTAGTGGAGTGCTGTGTATTAAGTATTGGATTACGCCAGAAGGATGGGAGTGGCTTATGTTATTGAGTTTAGGGGTTTCTGGATATTTTGGGCAGATTTATATGACCAAAGCAATGCAGCAATCGGAAACGAGGTTGGTTGCACCCTTAAAATATATAGAAGTGGGTTTTACAATGATTGCAGGTGTAATTTGGTTCCATGAAGGCTATACTTTACTAAGTGTTTTAGGTGTTATTTTAATAGTAATAAGTCTTGTACTTAATGTTTTAGTTGTCAAAAGAAGTTGA